The Rhodoferax sediminis genome has a segment encoding these proteins:
- the lpxK gene encoding tetraacyldisaccharide 4'-kinase has product MRDALLRAWTRRGALAWLLWPVSLVFGVLSAARRALYRTGLFKTHRAGAHLPVVVVVGNVVAGGAGKTPVVMALVRHWQARGLVVGVISRGYGRQTTDCREVQSDSLASEVGDEPALIRRATDAPVFVARRRVDAARALLAAYPATQVIVSDDGLQHYALRRDIEICVFDDRGVGNGFLLPAGPLREHWPRPVDLVLHSGAHPAFAGFTSKRALADFAIRQDGTRLPLAQLQGQSLLAVAAIARPEGFFSMLRERGLTLTHTVALPDHYDFDSWMPAPDKGYTLICTEKDALKLWRGHPAALAVPLQFAPEPAFLAAVDALLDAKLSSPHTAT; this is encoded by the coding sequence ATGCGCGATGCATTGCTGCGGGCCTGGACGCGACGCGGCGCGCTGGCCTGGCTGCTGTGGCCGGTCTCCCTGGTTTTCGGCGTGTTGAGCGCGGCGCGGCGCGCGCTGTACCGGACTGGCCTCTTCAAGACGCACCGCGCCGGCGCACATCTGCCGGTGGTTGTGGTCGTCGGCAACGTGGTGGCGGGCGGCGCCGGCAAAACGCCGGTCGTCATGGCGCTGGTGCGCCACTGGCAGGCGCGTGGACTTGTCGTCGGTGTGATCTCGCGCGGCTACGGACGGCAGACGACCGATTGCCGCGAGGTTCAAAGCGACAGCCTGGCCTCGGAAGTGGGTGACGAGCCCGCCCTGATCCGGCGTGCTACAGACGCTCCTGTTTTTGTAGCACGCCGGCGCGTTGACGCGGCCCGTGCGCTGCTCGCGGCCTACCCTGCCACCCAGGTGATCGTCAGCGACGACGGCCTGCAGCACTACGCGCTCCGGCGCGACATCGAGATTTGCGTGTTTGACGACCGCGGCGTCGGCAACGGTTTCCTGCTGCCTGCAGGCCCGCTGCGCGAACACTGGCCGCGCCCGGTCGATCTGGTACTGCACAGCGGAGCGCACCCCGCCTTTGCCGGCTTCACCTCAAAGCGCGCACTGGCAGATTTCGCCATCCGGCAGGACGGCACGCGGCTGCCCCTGGCGCAGTTGCAGGGCCAGTCGCTGCTCGCTGTGGCGGCCATCGCGCGGCCCGAGGGGTTTTTCAGCATGCTGCGCGAACGCGGCCTGACTCTGACGCACACCGTCGCGTTGCCCGATCACTACGATTTTGATAGCTGGATGCCTGCACCCGACAAGGGCTACACCCTGATTTGCACCGAAAAAGATGCACTCAAACTGTGGCGCGGCCATCCCGCTGCACTGGCCGTGCCATTGCAATTTGCGCCCGAGCCGGCCTTTCTCGCGGCCGTCGATGCGCTGCTGGACGCAAAGCTATCATCACCGCACACAGCCACCTGA
- a CDS encoding Trm112 family protein, with amino-acid sequence MDIKLLELLVCPVTKGPLDYDRAHHELISRSARLAYPVRDGIPVLLEDEARTLSDDELEKLPKRTPLVE; translated from the coding sequence ATGGACATCAAACTTCTTGAACTGCTGGTCTGCCCCGTGACCAAGGGCCCGCTCGACTACGACCGTGCGCACCACGAACTGATCTCGCGCAGCGCCCGGCTCGCCTATCCGGTGCGCGACGGCATTCCGGTCCTGCTGGAGGACGAGGCCCGCACCTTGAGCGACGACGAACTGGAAAAGCTGCCCAAGCGCACACCGCTGGTTGAATGA
- the kdsB gene encoding 3-deoxy-manno-octulosonate cytidylyltransferase yields MSFTVLIPARLASTRLPNKPLADLGGVPMVVRVAQRALQSGTAGRGGMPAVRVVVAGDSARIVAACRAHGVEAVLTRADHPSGSDRLAEACDLLGLPDDDIVVNVQGDEPLIEPLLIDAVAELLLQRPEAAMSTAAHAIDTLADFVNPNVVKVVLDAQGLALYFSRAPIPWWRDGAAQGVTQLPPVAPLRHIGIYGYRAGFLREFPRLAAAPIEDAEALEQLRALWHGYRIAVHVTQHAPGPGVDTPQDLERVRKLFAA; encoded by the coding sequence ATGAGCTTCACTGTTCTCATTCCGGCCCGGCTGGCCTCCACCCGGTTGCCGAACAAGCCGCTGGCCGACCTCGGCGGCGTGCCGATGGTCGTGCGGGTGGCGCAGCGCGCCCTGCAGTCCGGCACGGCAGGCAGGGGCGGCATGCCGGCGGTACGCGTGGTGGTGGCGGGCGACAGCGCGCGGATCGTTGCTGCCTGCCGGGCCCATGGCGTCGAGGCGGTGTTGACCCGCGCCGACCACCCTTCGGGCAGCGACCGGCTGGCCGAAGCCTGTGATCTGCTCGGTTTGCCGGACGACGATATCGTGGTCAATGTGCAGGGCGACGAACCCCTGATCGAGCCGTTGCTGATCGATGCCGTGGCCGAACTGCTGCTGCAGCGCCCCGAGGCTGCCATGAGCACGGCGGCGCATGCCATCGATACGCTGGCGGATTTTGTCAACCCGAATGTGGTCAAGGTCGTGCTGGACGCCCAAGGGCTGGCGCTGTACTTCAGCCGCGCCCCGATCCCGTGGTGGCGCGATGGCGCCGCGCAAGGCGTCACGCAGCTGCCGCCGGTGGCGCCGCTGCGGCATATCGGCATCTACGGCTACCGCGCCGGCTTTCTGCGCGAGTTCCCCAGGCTGGCGGCAGCGCCGATCGAAGACGCCGAGGCGCTGGAGCAACTGCGCGCCCTGTGGCACGGCTACCGCATTGCCGTGCACGTGACGCAGCATGCCCCCGGCCCGGGCGTCGATACGCCGCAAGATCTGGAGCGCGTGCGCAAACTGTTTGCGGCGTAG
- the adk gene encoding adenylate kinase, whose product MRLILLGAPGAGKGTQATFICQKYGIPQISTGDMLRAAVKAGTPLGLQAKAVMDSGALVSDDIIIGLVKERIAQSDCANGFLFDGFPRTIPQADAMKAAGVKLDYVLEIDVPFDAIIERMSGRRSHPASGRTYHVKFNPPKVAGKDDVTGEPLIQRDDDKEETVKKRLEVYSAQTRPLVDYYAGWAKAEPAAAPKYRAISGTGSVEDITARALAALAS is encoded by the coding sequence ATGAGACTGATTCTGTTAGGCGCCCCCGGTGCGGGCAAAGGCACGCAGGCCACGTTCATCTGCCAAAAATACGGTATTCCGCAAATCTCCACCGGCGACATGCTGCGCGCCGCGGTCAAGGCCGGCACGCCGCTGGGGCTGCAGGCCAAGGCCGTGATGGACTCGGGTGCGCTGGTCAGCGACGACATCATCATCGGACTGGTGAAGGAGCGTATCGCCCAGAGCGACTGCGCCAACGGCTTTCTGTTCGACGGCTTTCCGCGCACCATTCCGCAGGCCGACGCGATGAAGGCGGCGGGCGTCAAGCTCGACTACGTGCTGGAAATCGACGTGCCCTTTGACGCCATCATCGAACGCATGAGCGGGCGCCGCTCGCATCCGGCCTCGGGCCGCACTTACCACGTCAAGTTCAATCCGCCCAAGGTGGCCGGCAAGGATGACGTGACCGGTGAGCCTTTGATCCAGCGCGACGACGACAAGGAAGAGACCGTGAAGAAGCGGCTCGAGGTGTACAGCGCGCAGACCCGGCCGCTGGTGGACTACTACGCCGGCTGGGCCAAAGCCGAGCCCGCCGCTGCGCCCAAATACCGTGCCATCAGCGGCACCGGCAGTGTGGAAGACATCACGGCGCGGGCGCTTGCGGCGCTGGCGAGCTGA
- a CDS encoding asparaginase has protein sequence MAQQIDKKIVVLGTGGTIAGTADSAADNIGYTAAQVGVAQLLEAIPALSSVFAGRALITEQVAQIDSKDMSFAVWQQLASRVAHWLAQPEVQGIVITHGTDTLEETAYFLQAVLNPAKPVVLTCAMRPATSVAPDGPQNVLDAVAVAMHAGARGVVAVCAGTLHSAFDVQKVHPYRINAFNSGDAGPLGYVEEGALRLLRNWPEALVGSQQHAIENIVNTMDWPRVEIVMNYAGASGAVVEALVAQGVQGLVVAATGNGTLHHDLEAALLKAQRAGVKVVRASRCPNGRVLGQPGDAIPDSQGLSAAKARVALMLALMPA, from the coding sequence ATGGCACAACAAATCGACAAAAAAATCGTGGTGCTGGGCACGGGCGGCACGATTGCCGGCACGGCGGACAGCGCCGCCGACAACATCGGCTACACGGCTGCACAGGTCGGCGTGGCGCAGTTGCTGGAGGCCATTCCGGCACTGTCCTCAGTCTTCGCCGGGCGTGCGCTGATCACCGAACAGGTGGCGCAGATCGACAGCAAGGACATGAGTTTTGCCGTCTGGCAGCAGTTGGCCAGCCGCGTGGCGCACTGGCTGGCACAGCCCGAAGTGCAGGGCATCGTCATCACCCATGGCACCGATACGCTGGAGGAGACCGCGTACTTCCTGCAGGCCGTCCTCAATCCAGCCAAGCCGGTGGTGCTGACCTGCGCCATGCGCCCGGCCACGTCCGTTGCGCCCGACGGGCCGCAGAATGTGCTGGACGCGGTGGCGGTGGCCATGCACGCCGGCGCGCGCGGCGTGGTGGCCGTCTGTGCGGGCACCCTCCACAGCGCGTTCGACGTGCAAAAAGTGCATCCCTACCGGATCAATGCCTTCAACTCGGGTGATGCCGGGCCGCTCGGGTATGTGGAGGAGGGTGCGCTGCGTTTGCTACGAAATTGGCCCGAAGCCCTTGTCGGGTCACAACAGCATGCTATTGAAAATATAGTAAACACCATGGACTGGCCGCGCGTCGAGATCGTCATGAACTACGCCGGCGCCAGTGGCGCCGTGGTGGAGGCGCTGGTGGCGCAGGGCGTGCAGGGCCTGGTCGTGGCCGCCACCGGCAACGGCACGCTGCACCACGATCTGGAGGCTGCGCTGCTCAAAGCCCAGCGCGCCGGTGTCAAGGTAGTGCGCGCCAGCCGCTGCCCCAACGGCCGGGTGCTGGGCCAGCCGGGTGATGCCATTCCCGATTCGCAGGGTCTGTCCGCCGCGAAGGCCCGCGTGGCGCTGATGCTGGCGCTGATGCCCGCTTGA